A single window of Pseudanabaena sp. BC1403 DNA harbors:
- a CDS encoding phycobilisome protein: protein MLSKLQQLGINIDGRYASDTELQFMDTYISSFDSRVEAYQRIKEVEKEIVETVLQKLRTSYPKLLLPKGEDLQGKWKQDTLRVLRHSAMTVLLDDPELLRQQFLYWFQTIMQAFGAQEVCNITYLIMQDVVKEMLPKNVADLLCPILEINRDLLGVQPKNS from the coding sequence ATGTTAAGTAAGCTACAACAACTAGGAATAAACATAGATGGCCGTTATGCCAGCGATACAGAATTGCAGTTTATGGATACCTATATCAGCTCTTTTGACTCACGGGTTGAGGCTTATCAACGCATCAAAGAAGTAGAGAAAGAGATCGTCGAAACTGTTTTACAAAAACTGCGCACATCCTATCCCAAATTGCTTTTACCGAAGGGTGAGGACTTGCAAGGTAAATGGAAGCAAGACACCTTAAGGGTTTTACGTCATTCAGCAATGACCGTTTTGTTGGATGATCCAGAGCTTTTACGCCAGCAGTTCTTGTATTGGTTCCAGACGATCATGCAAGCCTTTGGAGCGCAGGAAGTTTGTAATATCACTTATTTGATAATGCAAGATGTGGTCAAAGAGATGTTGCCCAAAAATGTTGCCGATTTATTATGTCCAATTTTGGAGATAAATCGTGATTTACTGGGAGTTCAGCCCAAAAATTCATAA
- a CDS encoding DUF1257 domain-containing protein, protein MSHFSQVKTQIRSLEPLQKALTDLGVNWKSGASPMRGHEGTTTSAEVVIEQDNGYDVGFQWNGSEYALVADMQFWQQPWTVESFLRKVTQGYAIATVMGESSEQGFALSEKQVREDGSVRLVLQRWNG, encoded by the coding sequence ATGTCACATTTTAGCCAAGTAAAAACCCAAATCCGCAGCCTAGAGCCTTTACAAAAGGCTCTAACTGACTTAGGAGTCAACTGGAAATCTGGTGCTTCGCCCATGCGCGGACATGAAGGCACGACGACATCGGCTGAAGTAGTAATTGAGCAAGACAATGGTTATGATGTCGGCTTTCAGTGGAATGGCTCCGAATATGCTCTAGTTGCTGACATGCAATTTTGGCAACAGCCTTGGACTGTAGAGAGTTTCTTAAGAAAGGTCACTCAAGGCTATGCGATCGCCACAGTCATGGGTGAATCTAGCGAACAGGGATTTGCACTATCCGAAAAGCAAGTGCGTGAAGATGGCTCAGTCCGCCTAGTTTTACAGCGTTGGAATGGATAA
- a CDS encoding DALR anticodon-binding domain-containing protein: MKFISPSRTIQIAIAIAINSEFQLLLDPREIGLEICYPKYDAHYTSAIALSIANRLQRNPIQIADAIAQTCAQNPEISAQSQIRAFGKGWLNIVFSEQYIAEILLFLENLRIEGITNCDGFWQKCEIVLIPIGDSTEQYVYTRCCALMRLAQQLNVGAIHELPLHLIADLEPVEISLLMRSLAIADYLADENDSPLNRQKKQKLSRSLAEAFLHFYDRCRIFGVPHEIAIKRLLLISITQKMLLAIAPSEINYATYL; the protein is encoded by the coding sequence GTGAAGTTTATTTCTCCATCTCGAACTATCCAAATTGCGATCGCTATAGCCATTAATTCAGAATTTCAGCTTTTGCTAGATCCTAGAGAAATTGGGCTGGAGATTTGCTATCCAAAATATGATGCCCATTACACATCGGCAATCGCGTTGTCGATCGCCAATCGCTTACAGAGAAATCCTATACAGATAGCTGATGCGATCGCGCAAACTTGCGCACAAAATCCAGAAATATCTGCTCAATCGCAAATCAGAGCATTTGGCAAAGGTTGGTTAAATATAGTTTTTAGTGAGCAATATATCGCTGAAATTTTATTGTTTCTGGAGAATTTGCGAATAGAAGGAATTACGAACTGTGATGGATTCTGGCAAAAATGCGAAATTGTTCTAATTCCTATAGGGGATTCAACTGAACAATATGTCTATACCCGATGCTGTGCACTTATGCGTTTGGCGCAGCAATTAAATGTAGGGGCAATTCATGAATTGCCCCTACATTTAATTGCTGATTTAGAACCTGTGGAAATTAGTTTGTTAATGCGAAGTTTGGCGATCGCAGATTATTTAGCAGATGAGAATGACTCGCCTTTAAATAGACAGAAGAAACAGAAATTATCGCGATCGCTAGCTGAAGCTTTTTTGCATTTTTACGATCGCTGTCGAATTTTTGGAGTACCTCATGAAATTGCGATCAAGCGATTATTACTAATTAGCATTACGCAAAAAATGCTACTCGCGATCGCACCATCCGAAATTAATTATGCGACGTACTTGTAA
- a CDS encoding ferredoxin gives MDNLSVHTTPPSSEPEMSDRSGFEPELGGELRQNAVFVDETVCIGCGHCAHTASSTFFLEENYGRARVIAQDGDEEDLVQEAIDTCPVDCIAWVNYNDLNKLEEARKHQIIQNLGIIGDGSALRRAINLKT, from the coding sequence ATGGATAACTTGTCGGTACATACAACACCACCAAGTTCAGAGCCTGAGATGAGCGATCGCTCAGGCTTTGAACCTGAACTTGGTGGAGAATTGCGCCAAAACGCTGTGTTTGTTGACGAAACGGTATGTATTGGTTGTGGTCACTGTGCTCATACGGCAAGCAGTACTTTTTTTTTAGAAGAAAACTATGGACGTGCTAGGGTAATCGCCCAAGATGGGGATGAAGAAGATCTAGTACAAGAGGCGATCGATACCTGTCCAGTAGACTGTATTGCATGGGTCAATTACAACGACCTCAACAAACTTGAAGAAGCCCGAAAGCATCAAATTATTCAAAATTTAGGAATTATTGGCGATGGCTCCGCCTTACGGCGTGCTATCAATTTAAAAACCTAA
- a CDS encoding DoxX family protein: MNNTTRIAASIIRLILGSDSAPISLTQASLLLLRVVLGTMMIHNGLDKLSDISGFAEAYVEVIGLPFPIFFAYCAALTEVVASPLLILGFLTRPAALGLFATMLVANYHHILVGGFSIPSIELSSIYAVSFAFFAVYGAGNYAIDTLIVKSLDKLLSVSSNGDAIAQSVRVTVNK; encoded by the coding sequence ATGAACAACACAACTCGCATCGCCGCTTCAATTATTCGTTTAATCCTCGGTTCAGATTCTGCGCCAATCTCGTTAACTCAAGCTTCTCTTCTTTTGCTAAGGGTTGTTCTTGGGACGATGATGATCCACAACGGTTTAGATAAACTATCTGATATTTCTGGTTTTGCTGAAGCCTATGTCGAGGTGATCGGTTTGCCATTCCCGATTTTCTTTGCCTATTGTGCTGCTCTTACTGAAGTAGTTGCCTCGCCTCTACTAATCCTTGGTTTTTTAACTAGACCAGCGGCTTTGGGTTTGTTTGCAACTATGTTGGTAGCTAATTATCATCACATCTTAGTTGGTGGTTTCTCGATTCCATCTATTGAGTTATCTTCGATTTATGCTGTATCTTTTGCATTTTTCGCAGTTTATGGCGCAGGAAACTATGCGATCGATACTCTGATTGTGAAATCATTAGATAAACTTTTGTCAGTTTCTTCAAACGGCGATGCGATCGCTCAATCAGTAAGAGTGACTGTTAATAAGTAG
- the menH gene encoding 2-succinyl-6-hydroxy-2,4-cyclohexadiene-1-carboxylate synthase produces MVLKVQIDNYCFSYCSEGDSNHPTILFLHGFMGNRFEFKQAIAVLSKQFHCVAIDLLGHGQTSAIDQRTDQDVFYTIQSSAYFVIKFLDLLRVDCCFLVGYSMGGRLALYLTIHFPQYFHRVVLESASAGLSSAEVRSDRLAKDLQIATKLETGDFRLFLENWYQQSIFANLRSHPHFAQMLEQRLNNSPAQLSRSLRNLSTGMQPSLWEKLSENEIPLLLIAGELDPKFVQINRQMQKLCKFSQLEVIPSCGHNIHFESPNLFIEKIKTFFVL; encoded by the coding sequence ATGGTACTCAAGGTGCAAATTGATAATTATTGTTTTAGCTACTGCTCAGAGGGCGACTCCAACCATCCCACAATTTTGTTTTTGCATGGATTTATGGGAAATCGTTTTGAGTTTAAACAAGCGATCGCAGTTTTGTCGAAACAATTTCACTGTGTGGCGATCGATTTGCTGGGGCATGGTCAGACTAGTGCTATAGATCAAAGAACTGATCAAGATGTCTTCTACACAATACAGTCCAGCGCATACTTTGTCATCAAATTTTTGGATTTACTTCGTGTGGATTGCTGTTTTCTAGTTGGTTACTCTATGGGTGGGAGATTAGCTTTATATTTAACAATCCATTTCCCGCAATATTTTCATCGGGTTGTACTCGAATCTGCATCCGCAGGATTGTCATCAGCCGAGGTAAGAAGCGATCGCCTAGCCAAGGATCTACAAATTGCCACAAAGCTAGAAACTGGTGATTTTCGATTATTTCTGGAAAATTGGTATCAGCAGTCGATTTTTGCCAACTTGCGATCGCATCCACATTTTGCGCAGATGCTAGAGCAAAGGTTAAACAACTCTCCTGCGCAGTTAAGTAGATCCTTACGCAATCTCAGTACAGGAATGCAACCATCATTATGGGAAAAGCTCTCTGAGAATGAGATTCCGTTGTTGTTAATTGCAGGTGAGTTAGATCCTAAGTTTGTGCAAATAAATCGACAGATGCAAAAGCTATGCAAGTTCTCACAGCTAGAAGTTATACCTAGCTGTGGTCACAATATACATTTCGAGAGTCCAAATCTATTTATTGAAAAGATTAAAACTTTTTTTGTTCTATAG
- a CDS encoding NB-ARC domain-containing protein, which translates to MLSDNDHIEGLFPEAAQNWDLNRLYADLQASSGKEIKPFEKACLRGLLCRYRPGQLAFKLTWTSGALRVELNKGLYRSLEAIADQPINTLRWEKVPEWLEAKGYKVQRQSLHNPATNSSDNAGANLADWGEAPNIQTFYGRTEELAKLEQCVVRDRCHLLAICGMGGIGKTALAVKLVENVQSQFDCFIWRSLRGAQPTTQLIADLLQFLNSSQQTGCGISDLLEILRQKRCLVVLDDFEATLQDGELVGVYRQGCEAHAELLQRIGSERHQSSVILIGREQPKEISMHQGEDQPIRYFKVNGLQRQDAFELLRARGFKGTENGLEALVQQYRGNPSALRIVAGTIQELFNGNVSEFLKQTALALGDVLRTLLYQQFERLSKLEKDVLYWLAIKHRPISLSTLRSEMNLQTSGSELINALESLRWRSLIEKVSEQDEVMFLLEPVVLKYVNRQFVDEVSKEITAIAMQQNLKSINLLQSHVLVEDRAPDSIRAMQIRLVLKPIKDKLNKAIAQNNIELEALREILASQHQVQPIEGTSYTEVNLALIGLWW; encoded by the coding sequence ATGTTATCTGACAATGATCACATTGAAGGGCTGTTCCCCGAAGCCGCCCAAAACTGGGATTTAAATCGGCTTTATGCGGATTTACAAGCTTCTAGTGGCAAAGAAATTAAGCCATTTGAAAAGGCTTGCTTGCGTGGTTTGCTATGTCGTTATCGCCCAGGACAGCTTGCGTTTAAGCTGACTTGGACTTCAGGGGCTTTGCGGGTTGAGTTAAATAAAGGGTTGTATCGATCGCTTGAGGCGATCGCGGATCAGCCGATCAATACTCTGCGCTGGGAAAAAGTGCCTGAATGGTTAGAGGCTAAAGGCTATAAGGTACAACGCCAAAGCTTGCATAATCCAGCTACTAACTCTTCAGATAATGCTGGGGCAAATTTGGCAGATTGGGGCGAGGCTCCAAATATCCAAACTTTTTATGGGCGCACAGAGGAGTTAGCCAAGCTGGAGCAATGTGTTGTACGCGATCGCTGTCATCTCTTGGCAATTTGCGGTATGGGCGGCATCGGTAAGACGGCACTGGCAGTAAAACTAGTTGAAAATGTGCAATCGCAGTTTGATTGCTTTATTTGGCGATCGCTACGGGGCGCACAACCTACTACGCAGTTAATCGCCGATCTGTTGCAATTTCTCAATAGTTCACAGCAAACTGGTTGTGGCATTTCTGATCTGTTAGAAATTTTGCGCCAAAAGCGTTGTTTAGTTGTGCTAGATGATTTTGAGGCGACGCTCCAAGATGGAGAATTAGTCGGAGTCTATCGCCAAGGTTGCGAAGCCCATGCGGAATTATTGCAGCGTATTGGGTCAGAACGACATCAAAGCTCGGTGATTTTGATTGGGCGGGAACAGCCGAAAGAAATATCGATGCATCAAGGTGAAGATCAGCCGATTCGCTATTTCAAAGTGAATGGATTACAGAGGCAAGATGCTTTTGAATTATTAAGAGCGCGAGGTTTTAAAGGAACTGAGAATGGTTTAGAGGCTTTAGTACAACAATATCGTGGCAATCCTTCAGCTTTAAGGATTGTGGCAGGGACGATTCAGGAATTATTTAATGGCAATGTTTCGGAGTTTCTCAAACAGACTGCCCTTGCGCTTGGAGATGTGTTACGCACTCTTCTCTATCAACAGTTTGAGCGGCTCTCAAAACTAGAAAAAGATGTGCTGTATTGGCTGGCAATCAAGCATCGTCCAATATCACTCTCAACCTTGAGATCGGAGATGAACTTGCAAACCTCTGGCTCAGAATTAATCAATGCTCTGGAGTCATTGCGCTGGCGATCGCTAATTGAGAAAGTCTCAGAACAGGATGAGGTGATGTTTTTGCTAGAGCCTGTGGTATTGAAATATGTGAATCGTCAATTTGTGGATGAAGTGAGCAAAGAAATCACCGCGATCGCTATGCAACAAAATCTCAAATCGATTAATTTGCTACAAAGTCATGTCCTCGTCGAAGATCGCGCTCCTGACTCGATTCGCGCCATGCAGATTCGGTTAGTTCTGAAGCCAATTAAGGACAAGCTAAATAAGGCGATCGCGCAAAATAATATCGAATTGGAAGCTCTACGGGAGATTCTCGCTAGTCAGCACCAAGTCCAACCAATTGAAGGCACAAGTTACACCGAAGTTAATCTCGCCCTAATCGGCTTATGGTGGTAG
- a CDS encoding TrkA family potassium uptake protein codes for MTSKSSLNYQQLQPIYLQRELLQYQRTLLANVGILVGLTAIGTLGYRFIEGWSWFDSLYMTIITLATIGYGETNPLHFEGRIFTLTLIVMGVLSISYIAAQFTAAIANGHIYNIFQARRQKRVMDALDKHYIVCGFGRTGRQVTAEFAAEGSIQFVVIDSDPMAIEQAELAGYPSLLGDAALDNTLLLAGIERSVCIVAALPSDAENLYTVLSAKTLNPEIRAIARASTEESMQKLRRGGADEVISPYITGGKRMAAVALRPQVMDFVDGIIAGANRSFYIEEYRIDDSNYVGVSLKKASLRSQTGALVLAIRRADGDVIAGPDGNTEILQGDVLISMGTPEQLRALNQLLSPISKKQNVLRLPRTK; via the coding sequence ATGACTTCTAAAAGTTCGCTTAACTACCAACAATTGCAACCAATTTATCTACAGCGTGAGTTGCTTCAATATCAGCGTACTTTACTTGCTAATGTCGGAATTTTAGTCGGTCTAACCGCTATTGGCACATTGGGATATCGATTCATCGAAGGATGGAGTTGGTTTGATTCCCTCTATATGACAATTATTACCCTTGCCACGATTGGTTATGGCGAAACTAATCCGCTACATTTCGAGGGACGAATTTTTACGCTTACTCTAATCGTAATGGGAGTTTTAAGCATTAGTTATATCGCCGCTCAATTTACAGCAGCGATCGCTAATGGTCATATCTATAATATTTTTCAAGCGAGGCGACAGAAAAGGGTTATGGATGCATTAGACAAACACTATATAGTTTGTGGCTTTGGTCGAACGGGGCGACAGGTTACAGCAGAATTCGCGGCTGAGGGGAGTATTCAATTTGTGGTAATTGATAGCGATCCCATGGCGATCGAGCAAGCCGAGCTAGCTGGATATCCATCTTTACTGGGAGATGCGGCTCTCGACAACACATTACTTCTTGCGGGGATTGAACGATCTGTTTGTATTGTGGCAGCTCTGCCATCGGATGCTGAAAATCTCTATACGGTATTATCGGCAAAAACCTTAAATCCTGAAATTAGGGCGATCGCTAGAGCCAGTACTGAAGAGTCGATGCAAAAGTTACGGCGCGGTGGAGCAGATGAAGTAATTTCGCCATATATTACTGGCGGAAAACGTATGGCGGCAGTGGCTTTACGTCCGCAGGTGATGGATTTTGTCGATGGCATTATCGCTGGGGCAAATCGCTCATTTTATATTGAGGAATATCGCATTGATGACTCTAACTATGTCGGAGTCTCTTTGAAAAAGGCAAGTTTGAGATCGCAGACTGGAGCTTTAGTATTAGCAATTCGTCGGGCTGATGGCGATGTAATTGCGGGGCCCGATGGCAATACTGAGATTTTGCAAGGTGATGTTTTAATTTCAATGGGAACGCCTGAGCAACTAAGAGCACTCAATCAGTTACTCAGTCCCATTTCTAAAAAACAAAACGTTCTTCGGTTGCCGCGTACTAAGTAG
- the queA gene encoding tRNA preQ1(34) S-adenosylmethionine ribosyltransferase-isomerase QueA, with protein sequence MTSSPATELDPDYALSAYDYELPSDRIAQDPVTPRDTSRLLVIESDRNLRHQHFYDLPDFLKAGDLLVFNNTKVIPARMYGRKQSGVPVEILLMEPVGPDRWLALVKPGKRLPIGSTIIFSDNVKATVEGIETTTRARELQFYIPAGADLDKIIDQLGTVPLPPYVTDSHADPDRYQTIYAEISGAIAAPTAGLHFTESLFEKLAAKGIGKAFVTLHVGIGTFRPVETEDITQHVMHNEWCEVPEETIAKIKETKANGGRVIGVGSTVARSLENSNFQAFRGKTNLMIYSGYEWRVLDGMVTNFHLPKSTLLMMMSSFLGENGREFLMSVYQEAIAKEYRFYSFGDAMLMLR encoded by the coding sequence ATGACTTCATCGCCTGCGACTGAACTTGATCCTGATTATGCATTAAGCGCCTATGACTATGAATTGCCAAGCGATCGCATAGCTCAAGATCCAGTTACGCCAAGGGATACTTCGCGGCTTTTGGTAATTGAAAGCGATCGCAATTTACGGCATCAGCACTTTTATGATTTGCCAGATTTTTTGAAGGCAGGAGATTTGCTTGTTTTTAATAACACCAAAGTCATTCCTGCGAGAATGTATGGGCGTAAGCAATCGGGTGTGCCTGTCGAGATTTTGCTGATGGAACCAGTTGGACCTGATCGATGGTTGGCATTGGTTAAGCCTGGTAAGCGCTTGCCGATTGGTAGCACGATCATCTTTTCGGATAATGTCAAAGCGACGGTCGAAGGGATTGAGACAACCACCAGAGCAAGAGAATTGCAATTTTATATTCCTGCTGGTGCTGACCTTGACAAAATTATCGATCAACTAGGTACAGTGCCTTTGCCGCCCTACGTCACCGATTCCCATGCTGATCCTGATCGCTATCAGACGATTTACGCTGAGATCTCAGGGGCGATCGCTGCACCTACAGCAGGTTTACATTTTACCGAGTCGCTATTTGAAAAGCTGGCGGCTAAGGGTATTGGTAAAGCATTTGTGACTTTACATGTGGGAATCGGTACATTTCGCCCTGTAGAGACGGAGGACATCACTCAGCATGTGATGCATAACGAGTGGTGTGAAGTGCCTGAGGAGACGATCGCTAAAATCAAAGAAACCAAAGCAAACGGCGGGCGTGTGATCGGTGTTGGTAGTACGGTGGCGCGATCGCTGGAAAATTCAAATTTTCAGGCTTTTAGGGGTAAAACGAATTTGATGATTTATTCTGGATATGAGTGGCGAGTTTTAGATGGAATGGTGACTAATTTTCATTTACCCAAGTCAACTTTGCTAATGATGATGTCATCATTTTTGGGTGAAAATGGGCGCGAATTTTTAATGTCGGTATATCAAGAAGCGATCGCTAAAGAATATCGTTTTTATTCCTTTGGTGATGCCATGTTGATGCTGCGATAA
- a CDS encoding DUF2997 domain-containing protein — METLEFIIYPDGRVEERVTGIIGSSCAEVTAAIEAKLGIVAHRELTSENFAQQQLNSQSAQQLDRLTDPDASSFSQW; from the coding sequence ATGGAAACTCTGGAATTCATTATTTACCCAGATGGACGAGTCGAAGAGCGTGTAACAGGCATCATCGGTTCTAGTTGTGCTGAGGTAACCGCTGCGATCGAAGCAAAGCTAGGCATAGTTGCTCATCGAGAGTTAACTTCCGAAAATTTTGCCCAACAGCAGCTAAACTCTCAGTCGGCTCAGCAACTTGATCGCCTGACAGACCCTGATGCTTCTAGCTTCAGCCAATGGTAG
- a CDS encoding RNA-binding protein yields MSIYVGNLSYEVTEDDLKAVFAEYGKITRVHLPIDRESGRPRGFAFVEMTDEKEEDAAIEALDEAEWMGRALKVNKAKPRESSDSFGGGRGGFKGGGGRPSGGGGGRRY; encoded by the coding sequence ATGTCTATTTATGTTGGTAATCTCTCTTACGAGGTTACAGAAGATGATTTGAAAGCCGTATTTGCAGAATATGGCAAAATCACCCGCGTTCATCTACCGATTGATCGCGAGTCAGGTCGTCCACGCGGTTTCGCTTTCGTTGAAATGACCGATGAAAAGGAAGAAGATGCTGCGATCGAAGCATTAGACGAGGCCGAATGGATGGGTCGTGCCCTCAAGGTGAATAAGGCTAAGCCCCGCGAAAGCTCTGACTCCTTTGGTGGTGGAAGAGGCGGCTTTAAAGGCGGCGGTGGTCGTCCATCTGGCGGCGGCGGCGGTCGTCGTTACTAA
- a CDS encoding leucine-rich repeat domain-containing protein has product MNEQEILKEIENARDAEATSLYLSELQMVTVPEEIGKLKYLVWLYLSENELTSLPEAIANLQKLTWLHLESNQLPKIPDAVMKLKNLTVLNLAENRISSLPSDLGKLSNLARLAVNDNSLRELPPEIGFLKFLTWLDLSENKIERLPSEIVNLTNLTELDLRKNHLTTLPEEIGNLTALTDLYLGNNQLTCLPSAIGNLRKITELDLSYNQLTALPREIANLKHLVRLDLRGNSIDAASLNNLKHGIVLI; this is encoded by the coding sequence ATGAACGAACAGGAAATTCTGAAAGAAATTGAGAACGCCAGAGATGCCGAAGCAACATCTCTTTATCTTAGTGAGCTACAGATGGTGACAGTTCCTGAAGAGATTGGCAAGCTGAAATATCTAGTATGGCTGTATCTCAGCGAGAATGAATTGACCTCTCTACCAGAGGCGATCGCGAATTTGCAAAAACTAACTTGGCTCCATCTCGAATCCAACCAACTGCCGAAAATTCCTGATGCAGTCATGAAGCTAAAAAATCTTACAGTACTAAATTTAGCTGAAAATCGTATTTCCAGTTTGCCATCGGATCTCGGCAAATTATCAAATTTGGCAAGATTAGCTGTTAACGATAATTCTTTAAGAGAGTTGCCCCCTGAGATTGGATTTCTCAAGTTTTTAACATGGCTTGATTTGAGTGAAAATAAGATTGAAAGACTACCTTCAGAAATTGTCAATCTTACCAATTTAACTGAGTTAGATTTACGAAAAAATCATCTAACTACTTTGCCAGAGGAAATTGGCAATCTTACAGCACTTACAGATCTATATCTTGGCAACAATCAACTGACTTGTCTGCCATCTGCCATTGGTAATCTCAGAAAAATTACAGAACTAGATTTGTCTTATAATCAGCTAACGGCGCTACCCCGTGAAATTGCAAATCTTAAGCATCTTGTGCGCCTAGATCTAAGAGGTAACTCTATTGATGCAGCCTCTTTAAATAATTTAAAACATGGCATAGTTTTAATCTGA
- a CDS encoding glycoside hydrolase family 10 protein has protein sequence MMINFPFWAIAQTPNSDTASNTINQSPAPDQIDKSAPPNLPIIRPSNGHELRGIWLTNVDSDVLFSAQSLEKAIKRLKRLKFNTLYPTVWNRGYTLYPSKVAEASFGVPVYPIPELQERDMLAEAIKFGHEQDFAVIPWFEYGLMTEEDSELMRQHPDWITQRKDGSHLFLHGERDQHRLAWLNPARPEVQKLLTDLILEVVAKYDIDGIQLDDHFGMPIELGYDDYTIALYKKDHFGRLPPEDINDPSWMQWRAKFVSNLMKKISKAVRAIKPNCLISLSPNPKDFSYKKYLQDWYSWVYLKYIDELIVQVYRDDIDNFKRELERPELQEIRLKIPVAVGILTGLRVQNIDMRQIKGQVKIVRELTLDGFSFFFYETLGNRDASFETLLFSPAPRPDLRNIAFS, from the coding sequence ATGATGATCAATTTTCCTTTTTGGGCTATAGCTCAGACTCCTAACAGTGATACTGCTAGCAACACCATTAATCAATCCCCCGCTCCTGATCAAATTGATAAATCAGCGCCACCGAATCTACCAATAATCAGACCATCTAATGGTCATGAATTACGTGGCATCTGGCTTACTAATGTCGATAGTGATGTTTTATTTTCAGCCCAGAGCCTTGAAAAGGCGATTAAAAGATTAAAGCGTTTAAAATTTAATACCCTATATCCAACGGTTTGGAATCGGGGATATACTCTCTACCCTAGTAAAGTTGCCGAAGCTAGTTTTGGTGTGCCTGTTTATCCAATCCCTGAACTTCAAGAGCGAGATATGCTTGCCGAAGCAATCAAGTTTGGACATGAGCAAGATTTTGCGGTAATTCCTTGGTTTGAATATGGCTTAATGACTGAGGAAGACTCAGAGTTAATGCGCCAACATCCTGACTGGATCACCCAGCGTAAAGATGGTTCCCATCTTTTCTTGCATGGCGAAAGAGATCAACATCGCCTTGCTTGGCTCAACCCCGCACGCCCTGAAGTCCAGAAATTACTTACAGATTTAATCTTGGAAGTTGTTGCCAAATATGATATTGACGGTATTCAGCTTGATGATCATTTTGGGATGCCCATAGAACTTGGCTATGACGATTACACGATCGCTTTGTATAAAAAAGATCACTTCGGGAGATTACCCCCAGAGGATATTAATGATCCTTCATGGATGCAATGGCGGGCTAAATTCGTCAGCAATTTAATGAAAAAGATCTCTAAAGCTGTTAGGGCGATTAAACCTAACTGCTTAATTTCTCTTTCCCCTAATCCTAAAGATTTTTCCTACAAGAAATATTTGCAAGATTGGTATAGCTGGGTTTATCTCAAATATATTGATGAATTAATTGTGCAGGTATATCGTGATGATATTGACAACTTTAAACGGGAATTAGAACGTCCAGAGTTGCAGGAGATTCGCCTAAAAATCCCTGTAGCGGTGGGTATTTTGACGGGTTTAAGAGTCCAAAATATTGATATGAGGCAAATTAAAGGTCAAGTCAAAATCGTGCGTGAACTTACCCTTGATGGCTTCTCATTCTTCTTTTACGAAACATTAGGTAATCGTGATGCTTCCTTTGAGACGCTCCTTTTTTCACCTGCGCCTCGTCCAGATTTAAGAAATATTGCTTTCAGTTAA